In Phycodurus eques isolate BA_2022a chromosome 10, UOR_Pequ_1.1, whole genome shotgun sequence, a genomic segment contains:
- the LOC133408926 gene encoding tensin-2-like isoform X3 yields MPSEEQVMEQVMEHHFDIDLTYITERIISVFFMPELEEQRYHRELQEMATMLKSKHQDKFLLLNLSEKRHDITRLIPKVQDFGWPDLHAPPLDRICTVCKAMEMWLSADPNNVAVLHCKGNKGKTGVIVAAYMHYSKISAGADQALTTLTMRKFCEDKVSSSLQPSQNRYIYYFGGLLSGAIKMNSSPLFLHQILIPSLPNFQTGGGYFPFLKIYQSLELIYTSCVFDPQTSRSRKLCVMMEPALLLKGDIMVKCYHRRSQAAEREVVFRIQFHTCTIHGAQLWFGKKDLDVACTDDRFPHDAAVEFILASRPEKINENQKTDASINVNYNTSDPVVRWDSYENLNLPHQDSPENISHTRGPLDGSLYAQVRKRRGPGPASSPNGVLTSSPTVKTQIANQSQTLTITSSCVLSDHIEHHSPFTSHPESETTESLMERRGSETRAKVRGKERDRETEIFEDANLSNLGGLRREHSCCGRAGIKCGAVERQWEQEPCLSNGHCAGCCNSIKKHPKSQTLPALPSKSVSPLPHLTHMELCHRHSVHPLPELAWERQAPSVPCLHRPCFHYSGPEHAHSHGHTLPASNRHYNDECQVFHYPGQAPTSHLSHQSLLSSPYREMFFGPPNQSPGCPCRECSSRREHQAASVRVHHSMHPDQAVGLQQTGEALWESKNPWEVPREADFCQCKSAVPPFHICHSAALNQGTPQPRFVLGPHQSYPSTQPLINMRDGASSGYHTPPPPHQSCPCPPYQSSPVESHGSRGYASGYLSGSASPLPANSPSPGRVRLPDTPPGAKDQQQEHLKVEKATPSPEVDISQGSEGKHDRSSTQTLDSDHDYTVIGGSSLPHTEDSEAQCGGHLIKQVTQSSSQEASIAPEFNTNGSKTLIIAETEEESQSSNITPSSELSQSRTSDGQLEETKVKENHEDADQTQSTTIIITPVEDQLSVSSVTGDGQFSSSTRQGARPCPSNNPFQNSPIDSPSHSSPSSTDPPGHRLTPERDSSTDTKPPSPVPDGYHTPTFPLAPYYYSLLSVPHVPYTGYTAITIPAIQPPLPEKKRLSSTPGSLNGHPSHQRCSPVSSPTHNVTLPPTMAEQRLGSAQFSSSREDVKVNAKFVQDSSKYWYKPGISRDQAIAVLKDKEPGTFLIRDSNSFQGAYGLALKVATPPPNANITGGKADVLEQLVRHFLIETGPRGVKIKGCQNESYFGSLSALVYQHSITPISLPCALRIPEQDLVGDLQEIRTVTNTSTAADLLKQGAACNVLYLTSVETESLTGPEAVSKATKCTLALSPRPAATMVHFKVSSQGITLTDSKRRLFFRRHYPISSVTFSSLDPQDQRWTNCDSTSSKMFGFVARRTGSATENVCHLFAEMDPDQPAVAIVNFINKVMLGPQLRRCNI; encoded by the exons ATGCCGAG TGAGGAGCAAGTAATGGAGCAGGTGATGGAGCACCACTTTGACATTGACCTCACCTATATCACGGAGAGGATCATCTCAGTCTTCTTCATGCCAGAGCTTGAGGAACAGCGATACCACAGGGAGTTACAAGAAATGGCAACCATGCTTAAATCCAAGCACCAAGACAAATTCCTg ctTTTAAATTTATCAGAGAAGAGACATGACATCACAAGACTCATCCCAAAG GTGCAGGACTTCGGCTGGCCTGATCTCCACGCTCCACCTTTGGACAGgatctgtactgtatgtaaggcCATGGAGATGTGGCTGAGTGCTGATCCTAATAATGTAGCAGTTCTCCACTGTAAG GGAAACAAAGGGAAGACGGGGGTCATTGTGGCAGCCTACATGCACTACAGCAAGATATCAGCAGG AGCGGACCAGGCACTCACCACACTGACCATGAGGAAGTTCTGTGAGGATAAGGTTTCTTCTTCCCTTCAGCCCTCTCAGAACAG GTACATCTACTACTTTGGCGGTTTGCTGTCCGGtgccattaaaatgaatagcAGTCCTCTGTTCCTCCATCAAATACTTATTCCGTCACTGCCAAATTTTCAGACAGGAGGAG GTTACTTTCCATTTCTGAAGATCTACCAATCACTAGAGCTGATCTACACCTCCTGTGTATT cGACCCTCAGACCTCTAGGTCCAGGAAGCTGTGTGTGATGATGGAACCAGCGTTGTTGTTAAAGGGTGACATTATG GTCAAGTGCTATCATCGACGGAGCCAGGCAGCAGAGAGAGAGGTGGTGTTCAGGATCCAATTCCACACGTGCACCATTCATGGTGCCCAGCTGTGGTTTGGCAAGAAGGACCTTGATGTAGCCTGCACAG ATGACAGGTTCCCTCATGATGCTGCAGTGGAGTTTATCTTGGCTAGCAGgccagaaaaaataaatg aaaaccaaaagacagaTGCCTCCATCAACGTGAACTACAACACCTCAGATCCAGTGGTCAGATGGGATTCTTATGAGAACCTGAACCTGCCCCATCAAGACAGCCCAGAAA ATATTTCTCATACAAGGGGCCCTCTTGATGGCAGTCTGTACGCGCAAGTGAGAAAACGACGAGGACCGGGCCCGGCTTCCTCGCCCAACGGAGTCCTCACCAGCAGCCCAACAGTGAAGACACAGATTGCCAACCAGTCGCAGACTCTCACCATCACTTCTAGCTGTGTCCTCTCTGATCACATAGAGCACCACTCACCCTTCACTAGTCATCCTGAAAGCGAGACGACTGAAAGTCTgatggaaagaagaggaagtgAAACAAGAGCAAAAGTACGAGGGAAAGAAAGGGACAGAGAAACAGAGATTTTCGAAGATGCAAACCTGTCAAATCTGGGAGGATTAAGGCGAGAACACTCATGTTGTGGTCGAGCAGGTATAAAATGTGGAGCTGTGGAGCGGCAATGGGAGCAAGAGCCTTGCCTCTCTAATGGTCATTGTGCTGGATGCTGCAACAGCAttaaaaaacatcccaaaagtCAAACCCTGCCGGCCTTACCATCCAAATCTGTGTCCCCTCTACCACATTTAACTCATATGGAACTCTGCCATCGCCATAGTGTCCATCCTTTGCCAGAGTTAGCATGGGAACGGCAAGCCCCATCTGTCCCTTGTCTCCACAGACCATGCTTCCATTATTCCGGTCCTGAACATGCACATTCGCATGGTCACACCCTTCCAGCCTCGAACAGACACTACAATGATGAATGTCAAGTCTTCCATTATCCAGGCCAAGCCCCAACCTCTCATCTTTCCCACCAATCATTGCTTTCAAGCCCATACAGAGAGATGTTCTTTGGCCCGCCAAATCAGTCCCCCGGATGTCCCTGTCGAGAGTGCTCCAGCAGGCGAGAGCACCAGGCAGCCTCAGTCAGAGTGCACCATTCAATGCATCCAGATCAAGCAGTGGGATTACAACAAACTGGAGAGGCATTGTGGGAAAGTAAAAATCCATGGGAAGTACCAAGAGAGGCTGACTTCTGCCAGTGTAAATCAGCCGTTCCACCGTTTCACATCTGTCATTCTGCCGCTTTAAATCAGGGCACCCCGCAGCCGAGGTTTGTCCTCGGACCTCACCAGAGTTATCCCAGCACCCAACCTCTTATAAACATGAGGGATGGAGCCAGCAGTGGATACCACACGCCTCCGCCTCCACACCAGTCTTGTCCCTGCCCTCCTTATCAGTCATCTCCTGTTGAGAGCCATGGTAGTCGAGGTTATGCTTCTGGTTACCTCTCTGGGTCAGCCTCTCCTCTACCAGCAAATAGCCCATCTCCTGGGAGAGTAAGACTCCCAGACACCCCTCCAGGAGCCAAAGATCAGCAGCAGGAGCATCTCAAAG TGGAAAAGGCCACACCAAGTCCAGAGGTTGACATATCCCAGGGTTCAGAGGGTAAACATGACCGTTCAAGCACCCAGACTCTGGACTCTGATCATGACTATACAGTCATTGGTGGCAGCAGCCTCCCACACACAGAAGACAG TGAAGCACAGTGTGGAGGCCACCTTATTAAGCAAGTAACACAAAG TTCAAGTCAAGAAGCCTCAATTGCACCGGAATTCAACACAAATGGAAGCAAAACGCTCATAATAGCAGAGACGGAAGAAGAATCCCAAAGTTCCAACATAACACCATCAAGCGAACTTTCTCAGAGTCGTACATCTGATGGACAGCTTGAGGAAACAAAGGTCAAAGAAAATCATGAGGATGCTGATCAGACTCAAAGTACCACTATTATCATCACACCAGTGGAGGATCAACTCAGTGTCTCAAGTGTGACTGGTGATGGCCAGTTCAGCAGTAGCACAAGACAAGGTGCCAGGCCTTGCCCTTCTAACAACCCTTTCCAAAATTCTCCAATCGATTCCCCAAGTCATAGTTCCCCATCATCTACAGATCCACCAGGACATCGACTAACACCTGAGAGAGACAGCTCAACTGATACCAAACCACCATCACCTGTGCCTGATGGTTACCACACGCCAACTTTCCCCTTAGCGCCCTATTATTACTCTTTGCTAAGTGTTCCCCATGTCCCTTACACTGGCTACACTGCAATTACAATCCCAGCCATTCAGCCACCACTTCCAGAGAAGAAACGACTTTCTTCAACGCCGGGATCCCTTAACGGACACCCTTCTCATCAACGATGCTCTCCAGTGTCTTCACCGACACATAATGTAACTTTGCCCCCAACTATGGCAGAGCAGAGACTGGGGTCTGCCCAGTTCAGCAGCAGCAGGGAAGACGTCAAGGTCAATGCTAAGTTTGTTCAAGATAGTTCCAAGTACTGGTACAAACCAGGCATCTCCAGAGACCAAG CCATAGCGGTGTTGAAGGACAAGGAACCAGGAACGTTCCTCATCAGAGACAGTAATTCGTTCCAAGGTGCCTACGGCCTGGCCCTGAAGGTGGCCACGCCTCCTCCTAACGCCAACATCACGGGTGGCAAAG CAGATGTTCTGGAACAGCTAGTGAGACATTTCCTCATTGAGACAGGGCCACGGGGAGTCAAAATCAAGGGCTGTCAGAATGAGTCGTATTTTG GTAGTTTATCTGCCCTGGTGTACCAACATTCAATCACACCCATCTCTTTGCCATGTGCCCTTCGCATCCCAGAACAag ATCTGGTCGGAGATCTTCAGGAGATACGGACTGTAACGAATACAAGCACAGCGGCTGACCTCCTTAAACAGGGAGCAG CTTGCAACGTTCTCTACCTGACCTCTGTGGAAACTGAATCATTAACGGGACCGGAAGCAGTTTCCAAAGCAACCAAATGTACACTGGCTCTTAGTCCACGTCCTGCTGCAACCATGGTTCATTTCAAAGTTTCCTCTCAGGGTATCACTCTAACTGACAGCAAAAGAAG GTTATTTTTCCGGAGGCACTACCCCATCAGCAGTGTGACCTTCAGCAGTCTTGACCCCCAAGACCAGAG ATGGACTAACTGTGATAGCACGTCCAGCAA GATGTTTGGTTTTGTGGCCAGGCGGACGGGCAGCGCCACAGAGAATGTGTGTCACCTCTTCGCAGAGATGGATCCAGATCAACCTGCTGTGGCAATTGTCAACTTTATTAATAAGGTTATGCTAGGGCCGCAGCTACGCAGATGCAACATCTAA
- the LOC133408926 gene encoding tensin-2-like isoform X4, whose product MPRSEEQVMEQVMEHHFDIDLTYITERIISVFFMPELEEQRYHRELQEMATMLKSKHQDKFLLLNLSEKRHDITRLIPKVQDFGWPDLHAPPLDRICTVCKAMEMWLSADPNNVAVLHCKGNKGKTGVIVAAYMHYSKISAGADQALTTLTMRKFCEDKVSSSLQPSQNRYIYYFGGLLSGAIKMNSSPLFLHQILIPSLPNFQTGGGYFPFLKIYQSLELIYTSCVFDPQTSRSRKLCVMMEPALLLKGDIMVKCYHRRSQAAEREVVFRIQFHTCTIHGAQLWFGKKDLDVACTDDRFPHDAAVEFILASRPEKINENQKTDASINVNYNTSDPVVRWDSYENLNLPHQDSPENISHTRGPLDGSLYAQVRKRRGPGPASSPNGVLTSSPTVKTQIANQSQTLTITSSCVLSDHIEHHSPFTSHPESETTESLMERRGSETRAKVRGKERDRETEIFEDANLSNLGGLRREHSCCGRAGIKCGAVERQWEQEPCLSNGHCAGCCNSIKKHPKSQTLPALPSKSVSPLPHLTHMELCHRHSVHPLPELAWERQAPSVPCLHRPCFHYSGPEHAHSHGHTLPASNRHYNDECQVFHYPGQAPTSHLSHQSLLSSPYREMFFGPPNQSPGCPCRECSSRREHQAASVRVHHSMHPDQAVGLQQTGEALWESKNPWEVPREADFCQCKSAVPPFHICHSAALNQGTPQPRFVLGPHQSYPSTQPLINMRDGASSGYHTPPPPHQSCPCPPYQSSPVESHGSRGYASGYLSGSASPLPANSPSPGRVRLPDTPPGAKDQQQEHLKVEKATPSPEVDISQGSEGKHDRSSTQTLDSDHDYTVIGGSSLPHTEDSEAQCGGHLIKQVTQSSSQEASIAPEFNTNGSKTLIIAETEEESQSSNITPSSELSQSRTSDGQLEETKVKENHEDADQTQSTTIIITPVEDQLSVSSVTGDGQFSSSTRQGARPCPSNNPFQNSPIDSPSHSSPSSTDPPGHRLTPERDSSTDTKPPSPVPDGYHTPTFPLAPYYYSLLSVPHVPYTGYTAITIPAIQPPLPEKKRLSSTPGSLNGHPSHQRCSPVSSPTHNVTLPPTMAEQRLGSAQFSSSREDVKVNAKFVQDSSKYWYKPGISRDQAIAVLKDKEPGTFLIRDSNSFQGAYGLALKVATPPPNANITGGKADVLEQLVRHFLIETGPRGVKIKGCQNESYFGSLSALVYQHSITPISLPCALRIPEQDLVGDLQEIRTVTNTSTAADLLKQGAACNVLYLTSVETESLTGPEAVSKATKCTLALSPRPAATMVHFKVSSQGITLTDSKRRLFFRRHYPISSVTFSSLDPQDQRMFGFVARRTGSATENVCHLFAEMDPDQPAVAIVNFINKVMLGPQLRRCNI is encoded by the exons ATGCCGAG AAGTGAGGAGCAAGTAATGGAGCAGGTGATGGAGCACCACTTTGACATTGACCTCACCTATATCACGGAGAGGATCATCTCAGTCTTCTTCATGCCAGAGCTTGAGGAACAGCGATACCACAGGGAGTTACAAGAAATGGCAACCATGCTTAAATCCAAGCACCAAGACAAATTCCTg ctTTTAAATTTATCAGAGAAGAGACATGACATCACAAGACTCATCCCAAAG GTGCAGGACTTCGGCTGGCCTGATCTCCACGCTCCACCTTTGGACAGgatctgtactgtatgtaaggcCATGGAGATGTGGCTGAGTGCTGATCCTAATAATGTAGCAGTTCTCCACTGTAAG GGAAACAAAGGGAAGACGGGGGTCATTGTGGCAGCCTACATGCACTACAGCAAGATATCAGCAGG AGCGGACCAGGCACTCACCACACTGACCATGAGGAAGTTCTGTGAGGATAAGGTTTCTTCTTCCCTTCAGCCCTCTCAGAACAG GTACATCTACTACTTTGGCGGTTTGCTGTCCGGtgccattaaaatgaatagcAGTCCTCTGTTCCTCCATCAAATACTTATTCCGTCACTGCCAAATTTTCAGACAGGAGGAG GTTACTTTCCATTTCTGAAGATCTACCAATCACTAGAGCTGATCTACACCTCCTGTGTATT cGACCCTCAGACCTCTAGGTCCAGGAAGCTGTGTGTGATGATGGAACCAGCGTTGTTGTTAAAGGGTGACATTATG GTCAAGTGCTATCATCGACGGAGCCAGGCAGCAGAGAGAGAGGTGGTGTTCAGGATCCAATTCCACACGTGCACCATTCATGGTGCCCAGCTGTGGTTTGGCAAGAAGGACCTTGATGTAGCCTGCACAG ATGACAGGTTCCCTCATGATGCTGCAGTGGAGTTTATCTTGGCTAGCAGgccagaaaaaataaatg aaaaccaaaagacagaTGCCTCCATCAACGTGAACTACAACACCTCAGATCCAGTGGTCAGATGGGATTCTTATGAGAACCTGAACCTGCCCCATCAAGACAGCCCAGAAA ATATTTCTCATACAAGGGGCCCTCTTGATGGCAGTCTGTACGCGCAAGTGAGAAAACGACGAGGACCGGGCCCGGCTTCCTCGCCCAACGGAGTCCTCACCAGCAGCCCAACAGTGAAGACACAGATTGCCAACCAGTCGCAGACTCTCACCATCACTTCTAGCTGTGTCCTCTCTGATCACATAGAGCACCACTCACCCTTCACTAGTCATCCTGAAAGCGAGACGACTGAAAGTCTgatggaaagaagaggaagtgAAACAAGAGCAAAAGTACGAGGGAAAGAAAGGGACAGAGAAACAGAGATTTTCGAAGATGCAAACCTGTCAAATCTGGGAGGATTAAGGCGAGAACACTCATGTTGTGGTCGAGCAGGTATAAAATGTGGAGCTGTGGAGCGGCAATGGGAGCAAGAGCCTTGCCTCTCTAATGGTCATTGTGCTGGATGCTGCAACAGCAttaaaaaacatcccaaaagtCAAACCCTGCCGGCCTTACCATCCAAATCTGTGTCCCCTCTACCACATTTAACTCATATGGAACTCTGCCATCGCCATAGTGTCCATCCTTTGCCAGAGTTAGCATGGGAACGGCAAGCCCCATCTGTCCCTTGTCTCCACAGACCATGCTTCCATTATTCCGGTCCTGAACATGCACATTCGCATGGTCACACCCTTCCAGCCTCGAACAGACACTACAATGATGAATGTCAAGTCTTCCATTATCCAGGCCAAGCCCCAACCTCTCATCTTTCCCACCAATCATTGCTTTCAAGCCCATACAGAGAGATGTTCTTTGGCCCGCCAAATCAGTCCCCCGGATGTCCCTGTCGAGAGTGCTCCAGCAGGCGAGAGCACCAGGCAGCCTCAGTCAGAGTGCACCATTCAATGCATCCAGATCAAGCAGTGGGATTACAACAAACTGGAGAGGCATTGTGGGAAAGTAAAAATCCATGGGAAGTACCAAGAGAGGCTGACTTCTGCCAGTGTAAATCAGCCGTTCCACCGTTTCACATCTGTCATTCTGCCGCTTTAAATCAGGGCACCCCGCAGCCGAGGTTTGTCCTCGGACCTCACCAGAGTTATCCCAGCACCCAACCTCTTATAAACATGAGGGATGGAGCCAGCAGTGGATACCACACGCCTCCGCCTCCACACCAGTCTTGTCCCTGCCCTCCTTATCAGTCATCTCCTGTTGAGAGCCATGGTAGTCGAGGTTATGCTTCTGGTTACCTCTCTGGGTCAGCCTCTCCTCTACCAGCAAATAGCCCATCTCCTGGGAGAGTAAGACTCCCAGACACCCCTCCAGGAGCCAAAGATCAGCAGCAGGAGCATCTCAAAG TGGAAAAGGCCACACCAAGTCCAGAGGTTGACATATCCCAGGGTTCAGAGGGTAAACATGACCGTTCAAGCACCCAGACTCTGGACTCTGATCATGACTATACAGTCATTGGTGGCAGCAGCCTCCCACACACAGAAGACAG TGAAGCACAGTGTGGAGGCCACCTTATTAAGCAAGTAACACAAAG TTCAAGTCAAGAAGCCTCAATTGCACCGGAATTCAACACAAATGGAAGCAAAACGCTCATAATAGCAGAGACGGAAGAAGAATCCCAAAGTTCCAACATAACACCATCAAGCGAACTTTCTCAGAGTCGTACATCTGATGGACAGCTTGAGGAAACAAAGGTCAAAGAAAATCATGAGGATGCTGATCAGACTCAAAGTACCACTATTATCATCACACCAGTGGAGGATCAACTCAGTGTCTCAAGTGTGACTGGTGATGGCCAGTTCAGCAGTAGCACAAGACAAGGTGCCAGGCCTTGCCCTTCTAACAACCCTTTCCAAAATTCTCCAATCGATTCCCCAAGTCATAGTTCCCCATCATCTACAGATCCACCAGGACATCGACTAACACCTGAGAGAGACAGCTCAACTGATACCAAACCACCATCACCTGTGCCTGATGGTTACCACACGCCAACTTTCCCCTTAGCGCCCTATTATTACTCTTTGCTAAGTGTTCCCCATGTCCCTTACACTGGCTACACTGCAATTACAATCCCAGCCATTCAGCCACCACTTCCAGAGAAGAAACGACTTTCTTCAACGCCGGGATCCCTTAACGGACACCCTTCTCATCAACGATGCTCTCCAGTGTCTTCACCGACACATAATGTAACTTTGCCCCCAACTATGGCAGAGCAGAGACTGGGGTCTGCCCAGTTCAGCAGCAGCAGGGAAGACGTCAAGGTCAATGCTAAGTTTGTTCAAGATAGTTCCAAGTACTGGTACAAACCAGGCATCTCCAGAGACCAAG CCATAGCGGTGTTGAAGGACAAGGAACCAGGAACGTTCCTCATCAGAGACAGTAATTCGTTCCAAGGTGCCTACGGCCTGGCCCTGAAGGTGGCCACGCCTCCTCCTAACGCCAACATCACGGGTGGCAAAG CAGATGTTCTGGAACAGCTAGTGAGACATTTCCTCATTGAGACAGGGCCACGGGGAGTCAAAATCAAGGGCTGTCAGAATGAGTCGTATTTTG GTAGTTTATCTGCCCTGGTGTACCAACATTCAATCACACCCATCTCTTTGCCATGTGCCCTTCGCATCCCAGAACAag ATCTGGTCGGAGATCTTCAGGAGATACGGACTGTAACGAATACAAGCACAGCGGCTGACCTCCTTAAACAGGGAGCAG CTTGCAACGTTCTCTACCTGACCTCTGTGGAAACTGAATCATTAACGGGACCGGAAGCAGTTTCCAAAGCAACCAAATGTACACTGGCTCTTAGTCCACGTCCTGCTGCAACCATGGTTCATTTCAAAGTTTCCTCTCAGGGTATCACTCTAACTGACAGCAAAAGAAG GTTATTTTTCCGGAGGCACTACCCCATCAGCAGTGTGACCTTCAGCAGTCTTGACCCCCAAGACCAGAG GATGTTTGGTTTTGTGGCCAGGCGGACGGGCAGCGCCACAGAGAATGTGTGTCACCTCTTCGCAGAGATGGATCCAGATCAACCTGCTGTGGCAATTGTCAACTTTATTAATAAGGTTATGCTAGGGCCGCAGCTACGCAGATGCAACATCTAA